A stretch of Megalobrama amblycephala isolate DHTTF-2021 linkage group LG14, ASM1881202v1, whole genome shotgun sequence DNA encodes these proteins:
- the alg10 gene encoding dol-P-Glc:Glc(2)Man(9)GlcNAc(2)-PP-Dol alpha-1,2-glucosyltransferase yields MERFEVYIFTALCSINFLISCLLFSKITREQRDPYMDEIFHVPQAQKYCDGKFNEWDPMITTLPGLYLASVGLIRPVVWLSDMKGRVVCSTAMLRFINLLFNSGNLYIIYLIICRLHMKDKSRSASRRMFSALVLSTFPVLYFFTFLYYTDAGSTFFTLFMYLMALYSCHKAAALLGVCAVLFRQTNIIWVAFCAGTVVAQKMDEAWRTEQSKKRDEKSPSQVPLTINGVMRVIRFLLEFLKTPNNIKAVFLSTWSYIAVAVAFVVFIVLNDGIVVGDRSSHEACLNFPQVFYFLSFTLIFSFPTSMSYQRVVRFLQSLRKQPLMYAILTMSFLFLVWKFTYVHKYLLADNRHFPFYVWKRIFQRHDLVRFLLGPGYVFATWNFLDTLRSKSLFWCLVFCTCLVAATVPQKLLEFRYFILPYLFYRVHVPLPSLPRLLLEFSFYTAVNAATVYIFIYKTFQWPDSTAAQRFMW; encoded by the exons aTGGAGCGATTTGAGGTTTATATCTTCACAGCTCTGTGCAGCATTAACTTTCTCATATCCTGCCTTCTGTTCTCCAAAATCACACGGGAGCAGAGAGATCCGTACATGGATGAGATTTTCCATGTACCTCAAGCGCAAAAGTACTGTGATGGGAAGTTTAATGAG TGGGATCCGATGATTACCACTCTTCCTGGGTTGTATCTGGCATCAGTGGGTCTGATCAGGCCGGTGGTTTGGCTGTCGGATATGAAGGGAAGGGTGGTTTGCTCTACTGCCATGCTGAGATTCATCAATCTGCTCTTTAATAGTGGGAATCTGTACATCATTTATCTGATCATCTGCAGACTGCACATGAAAGATAAG TCCCGTTCTGCCTCTCGTAGAATGTTCTCTGCCCTGGTTCTGTCCACATTCCCTGTGCTGTACTTCTTCACGTTCCTGTATTACACTGATGCTGGCTCCACATTCTTCACCCTCTTCATGTACCTCATGGCACTGTACAGCTGCCACAAAGCGGCGGCGCTTCTCGGTGTCTGTGCCGTCCTCTTCCGCCAGACGAACATCATCTGGGTGGCGTTCTGTGCTGGCACTGTGGTGGCCCAAAAAATGGACGAGGCCTGGCGAACTGAACAGTCGAAGAAGCGAGATGAAAAATCACCCTCTCAGGTCCCTCTAACCATCAATGGGGTGATGAGAGTGATACGTTTTCTGTTGGAATTCCTCAAAACACCCAACAATATAAAAGCAGTGTTCTTGTCGACATGGTCGTACATTGCCGTAGCTGTTGCTTTTGTGGTTTTTATAGTGTTGAATGATGGAATTGTGGTTGGAGATCGTAGTAGTCACGAAGCATGTCTGAACTTCCCTCAGGTTTTCTATTTCCTCTCATTTACTCTCATATTTTCTTTTCCTACCTCAATGAGTTACCAAAGGGTAGTCAGGTTTCTACAGTCTTTACGAAAGCAACCCTTAATGTATGCCATTCTGACAATGTCCTTCCTGTTTTTAGTCTGGAAATTTACATATGTTCACAAATACCTGCTCGCAGACAACCGACACTTTCCATTTTATGTATGGAAAAGGATTTTCCAGAGACATGACCTTGTCCGTTTCCTTTTAGGCCCTGGATATGTCTTTGCAACATGGAACTTTCTAGATACTTTGAGGTCCAAATCACTGTTCTGGTGTCTGGTGTTCTGCACTTGTCTCGTGGCGGCAACCGTTCCGCAGAAACTCCTGGAGTTTCGATATTTCATCCTCCCGTATCTGTTTTATCGCGTTCACGTCCCTCTGCCATCTTTACCCAGACTGCTGCTTGAGTTTAGCTTCTATACTGCAGTTAATGCAGCTACAGTTTATATATTCATCTATAAAACATTTCAGTGGCCCGACAGTACGGCTGCGCAGAGATTCATGTGGTGA
- the tprkb gene encoding EKC/KEOPS complex subunit TPRKB, whose protein sequence is MQLTHDLELFPVYTVTQLLFKDVKNATELRKMAVNGDINGALINPSMVVDAFQILVAANKAVHLHKIGKMKTRSLYSEIIFNLSPTNNISEAFKRFGISDSDSAVHIVLVHNKEETLNIDDIISKVDGQQIAVDQVSDLTDAAKVKKLYKVAPQEEKCGSLLDAVVCRMATKDVA, encoded by the exons ATGCAACTTACACACGATTTAGAACTGTTTCCTGTATACACAGTGACTCAACTGCTCTTCAAAGATGTGAAAAATGCGACGGAGTTGAGGaaaatggcagtgaatggaGATATAAATGGCGCTTTGATCAATCCATCAATG GTTGTGGATGCGTTCCAGATCCTGGTGGCAGCAAATAAAGCAGTCCACCTACATAAAATTGGGAAAATGAAAACCCGGAGCCTttattcagaaatcatttttaatctttcacccacaaacaaC ATATCTGAAGCATTCAAAAGGTTCGGGATCTCAGACAGTGACAGTGCGGTTCATATTGTGTTAGTACACAATAAAGAAGAGACCCTGAACATCGATGACATCATCTCAAAGGTGGACGGACAACAGATTGCTGTTGATCAAGTGTCTGATTTGACTGATGCCGCAAAAGTTAAAAAG CTCTACAAAGTCGCACCGCAGGAGGAAAAGTGTGGCAGCCTTTTGGATGCTGTTGTTTGCAGGATGGCCACTAAAGATGTTGCATAG